The Niabella beijingensis genomic interval TTGTCAAATTATAGTTGTAGCGTACGGTTAGAATTTATATCCGAACGAAAGACCAAAACTGTTATTCCTTAAAACCTCGTCGGGTTTCCGTCCGTCGGTCTTCGGTTCCAGATTGGTCAGCCCCAGTTGTCCGTTCAGCTGTACGGAAAAGCGGTTGGCAAACTCGTATCCGAAAAGCAGGTTGGCACCAACCTCTGCACGTTTACCAAAGGTCATTTTATCCGGATCATTGCCAAAATCATTATAGTCGTTGGCAAATTCAAGATCTCCGGTTTCCGTACCTGCCACATCCGTTACGCGTTTAAATTTACCTCCAAGAGTATAAGAGAAATAAGGTCCTGCACCAATCAGCAGGTTCCCGTTCCCGGCAGCGGGTTTGAAGATAAAGTTCACCGGCACTTCCAGGTTATAGGTATTGATCTTTGTGTAATCGCCTGAGGCCGCCGGAGAATAAATATCTGCATTAAAATATTCGTGTGCATCTTTTGTCAGCTTGGCCCCTTTCATACTGAACAATGCGCCTGGTTGTACATAAAACTCATCTGCAACAGGAATATCGAAAGTAAGACCGGCATTAAATCCCGGTGTCAGCTTGGCACCATCCACTGTGTTTCCATCTGCATCTTTAATGGTAAGATTAGAGAGATTTACACCCGCGCGCACCCCTACTTCCACCTGCGCCATTGCCGAACCGGCTACGGTAATTGCAGCCGCCACCAGGAAAGATCTCAGAACAAGTTTACTTCGTTTCATAACTTAAGGATTTTATTAAATTAATTATAGTTGTTCCCAACTAAACCAGACAACATTCCTTAAGCAAGCGCTGCACCAATGAAGCTCACTTTAAAAGCTTTATCATTTATTTAATATTTTAAGAGATAGAGCACGAAAATTTTATGCTGACGATACAAAAGAATTGTTAAAAATGACAGGCAAGTTCCATGAACTCAGACTAAGCTGCCTGTAAATAAACGTCCCTCCGGAAAATGTTGTGTCAAAAAAAACAGTGTCAACATTACAATGACACAAAACGCATTGACACAATTTTGTGTCAACCGGAATGGTGTCAATTCAAAGATGACACGACCCGGGTTGACACAAAAAATAAAACGGATCAGGTCCTATACATATATGGATCGGATCAATAAAAAAGGTCAACATTTGTGTTGACCTTCTGAATAAGCAGTGCTCCGGATCTTTGTGTAATATATCAATCGAGCTTCAATTGTTGCGGGTCTTCTTTTACCGGACGGGATGAGGCGGGCACTTCTTTGATAGTGCCTGTTTTTATTTTAACCGGTGCTGCCCCGGGCACTTTCTTTACGGCCGGGGCCGGTTTTGCCGGCCGGCTTTTTCCACGTTCCCATACCGCTTCTTTTGCAGGCAAGGGCGTAACCGTCCCCAGGTTCTTTTTTCGTACTTCAACAGGTTCGTTGATCTGCCCGATTTTCGTTTTGAGCGGTGCCATATCCATATTGACCGTGCCTGTCGTCTTTAGTGTAACACGCTCCACCGGGCTGATCTTCGCAATTGTTTCATCGTTTATATACCCAATCTTTGCTATGGCCTGTTCTTCCTCTGCCGGTGGTGCCGGTGGTGGCAATTCCGGTACTGTCGGAGGTGGCGGCGGCGATGGCAATTCCGGTACGGCGGCCCTTTGGGATTCCGTCATTTTAAGATAGATCTTTACAAGCTGCTGAAGGTGCTCTCCGTTGCCATTCTTCTGATCTTCCGACTCTTTTAGAGCGGCCTGGTAAAAATCTACATATGTTTTCATTTCTCCCGCACTGGCGCCCTTCCCCCCTGCCGGCTGCCCTTTTCTGGACGGAGGAGGTGGTGGCGGCGGCGGAATTTTTACGCCGTATTTTCTTTCAAACGCCGCCTGTTTTTCCGCGCTGCTGATATCTGCTTTCACTGTTTTCCCGTTCCTGTACGTTAAAACGGCAGCCGCTTTTCCCTTAGGTGCTATCACGCTGAGACTTTTAACAGCATCCGGGAGCTTTTGTTCTTTTGGTGCTTTGGGCGGCGGTGGCGGTGGCTCCTGTGTATATACCCGCTCCGCAAATACAAAAATAAGCAGGGCCAGTACCGGAGCGACCATCACCGCTTTAATACCTGTTCTGAACCGATTTGTTTCTTGCTGTAACATAAGTAACCTTTTTTTTGTGGTTAAAAAATAGAAACTGCTTGCAAGCGGTATGGATTGATTTACGTAAATCGTTTTTAACAGCAACTGCTGGTAGGCCACCCGGTGTTCCTGTCCGCCGGCTGCTGCCTGGTCTGCCAGGAACTCGTGATTGAGCCGGATAGCCCTCCGGTACAATAACACAAAGGGATTGAACCACATCAGCGCACCAATTAATTCTGTCAGCACAATGTCCCAGGTATGTTTCTGGCGCACATGCGCGAGCTCATGCATAAGAATGGCTGCTTCAACCTTGTGATGGTCAAAATCTGCCTTCTTCAAAAAGATATAGTTAAAAAAGGAATGCGGCATAACCGGCGCTTCCGACAATACCAGCGTTGCGCCTTCAAAAACACGTTGCTCATTTCCCTTTATCTTCTGCCTTATCTGGTACAGGTGCAGCGCAAAACGCAGCAGCAATACCACACTTACCACGCCTGCCGTCACAAAAGCCCATTGCAGCAGCAGCTCCGGCCAGGGGGTGATTTCAGGTACCGGGGGAATGACAGTAGCCGTTGATGGCAGTAGCACCACTGGTTTCAGCCGTACCTCTATTACAGCCAGCGGAATTAAAAATGGCAACAGCATACCGCCCAGCAGGTAAAACCGGTTAAACACCAGCATTTTTTCCTTCTGCAGGAAGAAGAAATAAAATACATACAGCAGGCCGCTGCAGAAAATGACTTTAAAAAGATAAGCGATCATTTTAAAAAATTTCAGTTGTTAGCCGTTCTGTTTTTTATCTTTTAGCCATGTACAACATCCCATACCCTGTAACAGGCTTTCCATTGTACACATAGGTTCTGGAGGCATAATCGGCAAAGCGCTTTTTTCCAAGATGCAATCCCAACCCTTCCAGAAAGCGTGTCCGGTCCTCGTCGGTAGCAACAGACGTTGTCACTTTTCTGCCATCCGGATAAACAACAATGATGCGTCGATCGTTGTTTTTATACTTCTCATTTACCTGTACGAGCTGATTTTGCTTTGCCGCCAGGAAAATACCCGGTAGCTTTTCGTTTACCGTCCCGCGCTGTTCATCCGTCATACCAAAATACAGGTCGAGTGCCGGGCGTAACATTTGTTTATACCAGAAAACTTTTTCTCCTTTATCCTCCATCACATACTTTTCGATAAATTTTCCGAATTCCATCATTTTTGCTTCAGCCAGTCCCTTATTTACAGGATAGGACCTGTAGGGGATCTCCGAAGAATCGCCCTGTACCCGCAGGTTGACCACTGGGGACGGCATTGGTTCCGGCGTTGTGGTATTCTTAATTTCCTCCGAACTGTTACCTGCCGGTATCGTTTCTTTTTCAGCGCCCTCTTTTGCAGGTAAAGGTTTAGGATCTTTTCCTGAGCTTTTTACTGCTTCAGTGTCGTAGCTGAAATCCGGAACAACAAGCTGCGCCACCTTTTTTTGAGCGGCCCTTATCAGGTCCGCCATATTCCCGTAGGTGACCGGTTCGTTTAGTTTAAGGCCCCGTCCATTTACCGGGTTCGCAAAAACAGCCAGCAATGGAATAAATACAAAAAGCGCAATCAATCCTTTTGTACGTTTGACCTTTGTTGAACTTTCTTTGTAAAGCATAATAAGGCGTTTTTTTGTTACTGAATAGAAACTGCTGGAAAGCGGTATACCTGCCTTCAACGATGCCATTCTTAATACCAGTTCCTGGTAGTGGTTCCTGTTACCGGTATATTGAACAACACGGGCATCCGCCAGGAACTCATGGTTTGTCCGGATAAGTCTTTTAAAAAAGAACAGGAAAGGATTGACCCAGCAAGCAACTATAAGCAGCTCTGTAAACAGGATATCCCATGAATGCCGCTGTTTTATATGAGCTTCTTCATGCATCAGAACAGCATCGTCGATCCGGCCCCCTTCATACTCCAGGCGATTCAGGAAAATCGTACGCAAAAAAGAATGGGGTGATACATCTGCATCCAGCAAAACAATGGAGCAATGTTCTTTTTTTATTTTGGGATAGCGGTGCAGCAACCGCCGGTAATACAATAAATTCCGCACAAACCGGATCAGTAAGAGTATCGATATGCTAAAGAAAACAATCGCCCCGGTATCCATCCCCTTCTTTTTTCCCGTTGTGGAAAGTGCCAAACCGGGCAACGCTTGCTCCTGTGATGGCTTTACAGGGTCGACAGGGATCATATGCAGTTCTTCAAATGGCGGTGCAGGTAGGCCCAGGTAATCCGGCACTGTTGTTTCCAACTTCAGTAAGGGAAGCAAAAACGGAACAACCAGGCAAGCCAGCAGGTAAAACCGGTTAAACACCAGCATCTTTTCCTTCTGGAGGAAGAAGACATAAAACACATACAGCAGGCCGCTGCAGGTGATCACTTTTAAAAGATAACCGATCATTTTTTCTTTTTTTGATCAGATAACGACTGAATCTGTCCGTCCACGATCCGTTTCAGCTCCTCCAGTTGCTCCCGGTTCAGCTTGGCCTCTCTTGTAAAAAAAGAAGCGAACTGCAGTACCGAATCATCAAAATAATTTTTGATCATCTTGTTCACATGCTTTGAAAAATAATCCGCCTTATTGATCAATGGATAATATTCTCTTGAGTTTCCCTGCTGGGTATAGCCAATAACCCCCTTGTCCGTCATCCGCTTTAACAGTGTGGCCACGGTTGTGCTGGCGGGTTTTGGATCCGGAAAGCTATCGATCAGCTCTTTCATAAACGCCTTCTCTGCTTTCCAGATGTATTCCATTAACTGTTCTTCCGATGGTGATAGCTTGATCATTCTACAAATATAGATTTATTTCTACAAATGTAGAATTAAAATTGAAACGGACAAATTTTTTTTAGAATTATTCCGGGAGTAACAAGAGTCCTTTAAAACCGGTTCGTATGCATGTATTTTACAACTATTGCCACGTTTTTACCAGTCTTTACCCTTCTGCTTATGATACAAATAAATTAAATTTGTTCTATAAGAACTTTTAACACTATGCCAAACAATAAAATACACGAAGGCCGGAATGTGAAACGCTTCCGCGAAATGCCGGGCATCAAACAGGAAACACTGTCGCTGGAACTGGGTGACGTCCCGATAGCTATCGGGAGGAATCAAAAGAAAATATCTGTACTGGAAACCAAGGAAACCATTGATGTGCCGCTGCTGCAACAGATCTCTGCCGTGCTGAAGATACCGGTGGAAGCTTTCCAGAATTTTGATGAGGCAGCGGATATTGCATACATCAATACGTATGCTTCAGCAGGAGAAAGAGATGATTGAGAAGTTGGAAAGATTGATTGAGGGGAAGTAGTAGAATTGTGTTGCTGTTTACTGTCGCACAAATTAAGCGAAGTTTATGAAGAAGGAATATATTAAGGAACTATTCGAACATTTTGAAAGCGCCTGTTATGACTTTGATGGCATTGAATGTTGGAGCGCACGCGAGCTTCAATCCATTTTGGGGTATGCAAAGTGGGATAACTTTAAGAATGTAATTGACAAGGCCAAAAAGTCGTGCGAACAGGCAGGAGAAGCCATCAAAAACCATTTTGCCGATATCGGGAAAATGGTCGAGATCGGCAGCGGGGTTGAAAAAGAAATTACTGATTTTGCGCTCACAAGATACGCTTGTTATTTAATAGCTCAGAATGGCGATGCTACCACCAAAAGCGAAATTGCATTTGCCCAGACCTACTTTGCCGTTCAAACCCGAAAGCAGGAAATAATAGAACGACGGCTGCTTGATGTAGCCAGGGTAACAGCACGCGAAAAACTATCCAAGTCTGAAAAGAAATTGTCGGGAATTATTTACGAAAGAGGTGTTGATGAAAAAAGCTTTGCCGTTATCCGATCTAAGGGGGACCAGGCGCTTTTTGGCGGCAAAAGCACCAACGATATGAAGCGGGTTCTGAAAATACCCGAAAGCAGGCCATTGGCTGATTTCCTTCCCACACTTACCATCAAGGCGAAAGATTTTGCCACTGAATTAACCAGTCATAATGTAGTGGACAAAGATTTAAAGGGCGATATACAAATTTCTAAAGAGCACGTTGAAAACAACAAAGCCGTAAGAGCAATGCTTAAGGATAGAGGAGTAATTCCCGAAGAACTGCCTACTGCAGAAGATGTTAAGAAAGTACAAAGAAGACTGGAAAGTGAAGAGAAGAAAGTACTGAAAGAAGTTAAGAAAATACAAAATAAAAAGAAAGGATAATTATTTGCTTTTTTACTTTGCATATGAATTATCCAGCTGCATAAAAAATAGCGTTGTATCTAAAATTGGAGCGATTAATAGATGGGATCAGGCAAAGCCTGATATGGCAAAAAACCGAGAAGATACAAGTTAAAGGCGTTAAGATTATTTTGTACGAAGACAATCAGCAAGACTGGCTTTGTTTCCTCGACAGATATGGCACGATACCGAAAAAGCGATTGCATCATACGATGGGATGACGGTGCAGCACTGGATTATTTGCCAGGGCAGGCCAAACAAAAAAACAGCTTACTTGTGACTACCCCATTCAGACTCCTACTTCCATTCCTGCCGGTACCGGTTCCTTCCAGTCAAGCTGCAACAGCTCACAGGTTTCTGTACGTATCTGATAGCACAGGGCTTCGTTCTCTTCCAGGTCCTGTCCCAAAGAGGGGATCATCGCTTTTAATTTCTCATTCCATTTTCCGTTGAAACGGTCGGGAAAACAACGTTCCAGCAACGTGAGCATAATCGATACGGAAGTGGAGGCACCGGGAGAGGCACCCAGTAAGGCGCCGATCGTTCCATCCTCGCTGGTAACGATCTCTGTTCCGAATTGTAATGACGCACCTTTTTCCGCATCCTTATAAATGATCTGCACCCGCTGACCGGCTTCTTCAAGTTTCCAGTCTGCTGCTTTTGCTTCCGGATAAAATACCCGCAATGCGTCAATACGGTCTTCAAAGGACAGGCTCAATTGCTGTACCAGGTATTTTTCCAGTTCATAATTTTTAAGCCCCACCCGCATCAGGGAAACGATGTTCCAGTATTTGATCGATTCGAACAGATCCCAGTAGGACCCTTCTTTTAAGAACTTGGTGGAGAACGTGGCAAAGGGGCCAAACAGGATGGAGGTATCATCCCCCATTACCCGCGTATCCAGGTGCGGCACGCTCATGGGTGGTGCTCCCACGGATGCTTGTCCGTATACCTTTGCGTTATGTTTCTTCACCACTTCCGGGTTGGTGCACACCAGCCATTGCCCGCCTACCGGAAACCCGCCATAGAGCTTGCTTTCTGGGATATCGCTGTCCTGCAGCAGGTGCAGGGAGCCACCGCCCGCTCCGATAAATACAAAGCGGGAATAATAGATCGTCTTCGCTCCTGTGGAAAGGTTTTTCACTTTTACTTTCCAGCGCCCGTCGTCCTGCCGGATGAGATCATACACTTCGTGCAGGAGATGCAGTTCGGTATTTCCCCGGGCGATCATATTGTCGATAAAGATCCGCGTCAGTGCCCCGTAATCCACATCGGTACCCAGCTCCGTATAGGTAGTGGCAATTTTTTCGGATGCATCCCGTCCTTCCGCTACCAGGGGGATCCATTTTTTGATCACCTCCGGATCTTCGGAGTATTCCATGCCCCTGAACAACCTGAATTGCTGGAGGGCTTTATAACGCTTCCTTAAATATTTTACATCATTTTCCCCGCGCACAAAACTCATATGCGGTACGGTACGGATAAAGTCTTTCGGGTCCTTTATCTGTCCGTCTTTTACCAGGTAGGACCAGAATTGCTTGGATTGCTCGAACTGCTCGATAATGTCAAGCGCCTTTTTGGTTTCGATGGACCCATCCTCCTGCTCGGGGGTATAGTTGAGCTCGCATAAAGCCGCATGTCCGGTGCCCGCATTGTTCCAGGCATCTGAGCTCTCACCGGCTACCCGCCCCAGCCGCTCAAAGATATGGATGGAGTGTCCCGGTTCCAGTTCGTTGATAAAAGCGCCTAAGGTCGCGCTCATGATACCGGCACCAATCAATACCACATCGGTCTCTATTTCTTTTCTTTTAGCCACGTTCCGCGATTTTATTCGTTTAAAAGTGGTGCAAAATTAAAAAGAACCAAAGAAAATACAGCTTTCGAAAACGTTATACTTTTATTTTATTTCAGGAAAAGATCCCGCTCATCAGCAAAACGAACAGTCATTTGTGTGTTTTTTGAGCAGGGAGGTAAAAATCGGCAGATATTGAATTGTCCCGGCTTATAAAGGGAGACATTCCTCCCCCTGCTTCCGGAGCACCAGTTGCCGGTCGGCCACCGTGCGTGCATACGTCAGCGCCTCCCCCAGCACAGCCTGCCGGGCTTCCCTGAGCCCCAGCCGGCAAAGCAGATGGGCCCGGGCCATGGTCCATTCAAAGCCCTTTCCATCTGCGATCAGTGAGTGCAGGGTTTCCAGGCGATCCAGCAACTCCTTTAAGTTCATCCCCGTATAGCTTTCTGCAATGATCCGGTTCAGCACGATAATATCCGACCCCGGAACCAGCTGTTCCAGCGCCTGGTACAGGACAGCGATCTGCTGCCAGTTGGTTTCGGAAAAGAAAGCGGCGGTACAATGAACGGATGCGATCAACGCCTCCAGGTAATACCGGTTCAGCGGTGGTTGTTGTCTGGGCAGGTAATAAAACCCTTCCCCGATCAGTGCCTGGTCCCACAGACTCCGGTCCTGTTCTTCCAGGGTCAGCCATTCACCTTCCGCGCTGATCCGGGCCGGGAACCGGGCCGCATTAAAGAACTGTAATGCCAGTAATGCCGCGGATGCGCCGTTCCCTGTGTCATGCTCATAAACGATCTTCGTCAGCCGCATGGCCTCAAAGCACAGCTCATGACTGATGCCGCTTGTTCCCCGGGTGGTCCGGTATCCTTCATTAAAAATAAGGTACAACACGGTATGTACCGTATCGCTGCGTGCTTGCAGGTTTTCAACCAGCGGCGTTTCAAAAAGCCGGCCGGAGTTCCGCAGCACGGCTTTTGCACGGGTCAGCGATTTTTTTACTGCTTCTTTTTGCATCAGCAGTGCGCCCGCAATTTCCGTGGTACCAAAGCCGCATAATACGGAAAGGGTAATGATGATGCGGCTTTTTTCTGAAAGCTCCGGGTGACAGCAGGCCAGTAACAACCGCAGCTGGCTGTCCTGCACAAAGGAGGCAGGCAACCCCGGTTCCGGTATTGCCTGTTCCTGCATTTCGGGTAATGCTGAATCCGGGTAAAGTTTTTTGTCACGGTTGATCCTGTTGATGGCGTTGTTGCGTGCTACGGTCATCAGCCAGGCTTCCGGATTATCCGGGATACCCGAGAACCGCCACCGCTTCAGCGCCGCTTCAAAGGCATCCTGTACCGCATCCAGAACCGTATCCAGATGTGCTGCACCAAACCGGTTTATCAATACGGCGGTCATTACCCCGGATTGCTCTCTGAAAAGACGGTCGGCCAATGTATGTGTAACCGTATATCCCGTCATGCACTATACGTCCATTTGCATAATTTCCCGCACCTCAATCGTATTGCCGCGCTTCAGATCCGGGCAGTCCTTTACCAGTTCAATTGCCGCTTCCAGGGAATCAGCCTTCAGAAAATAAATGCCGCTTACACATTCTTTACTTTCGATATACGGTCCGTCCGTGATCACGTTGTTTTTGATAACCGCACCGGCAGCTTCGAGGGGGTTGGCATCCTTGTAGTTTCCTTTTTTTGTCAGCTCCTCCACCCAGGCAATATGTTCGTTAATGCAATCCTGCATTTCCTTGGAACTCATTTCGGTTCCATAACTCGGGTTTTCCCGGATGAGCAGTAAAAATTCTTTCATGATCTTATTTTTTTGAAATTAATAAATTATTAGCAGGTTAATGACAAACAGGGATGAATAACGGGGACATAAATACCGGAAATTTTTTATGGAAAGCAGGAATCACCAGGACCCGAAAAGGCATGAAGATCCACGAAGAAGAGGATAAAAGTCTTAGTGTTTCTTGGAGTCTTGGCGCCTTTGTGGTTAAACGGCCACCAAAACCCGAAGGCGCTAAGATGCACGAAGAATTGCTCTCACGGATTACACGGATTATCACGGAAAGGCTGAAGCCTCTGTGCGAGTCTGAGAAATCTCCGGGCCATTTTCAGGAGACATTTAAAGTCCGCAAATATTCAGAGGATCGTAAAAAAAAGCTTAGTATTTCCTCGTGGCTTTCTGCCTTTGTGGCGAAAAAGGCCGCCAAGACCCGAAGGCACCAAGATACACGAAGAATTGCTCTCACGGATTACACGGATTATCACAGAAAGACTGCCCCCTTCGGTGCAAGTCTGAGAAATCTCCGGGCCATTTTCAGAAGCCCTTAGAGTCCGCAAATATTCAGAGAATCGTAAAAAAAACTTAGCGGTTCCTCGTGGCTTTGTGCCCTTGTGGAGAAAAAGGCCGCCAAGACCCGAAGGCACCAAGATACACGAAGAATTGCTCTCACGGATTACACGGATTATCACAGAAAGACTGAAGCCTTCTGTGCAAGTCTGAGAAATCTCCGGGCCATTTTCAGGAGACCTTTAAAGTCTGCAAATATTCGGAGGATCGTAAAAAAAAAGCTTAGTGGTTCCTCGTGGCTTTCTGCCTTTGTGGCGAAAAAGGCCACCAAGACCCGAGGGCACCAAGATACACGAAGAATTGCTCTCACGGATTATGACGGAAAGACGAAAGTCTTCTGTCCCAGTCTGAGAAATCGGTGAGCGGTTTTCAAAAGACCTTTACTGCGCTCTTCCTGGCCCCATGCATCTAAATGAGAAGCAATAGTAAAAGAGGCAGCGCCTCGAAAGGATACTCAAATACGGGTTTTAACCCGTTTGAGCAGCAGCTGCAGTACGTAGAGAACCGTAGGTTCGGCACATGATCTTCCATACAGACAGCGCTAAAAACTAAGGGTCGCCTGCCCTTCGCACACCCCCGCAACCTTGAATCGTTCCCGTGAAAGACCTATATTTAACAAAAAAGCTATGATCTGGAAGAAACCTGTCGATATAGCGCTGCTGAACACGCCACAGGATTATATGGGCAGCTATCTTGGTATAACATTCACGGGATTTACAGACAACAGTCTTACCGCAGCCATGCCGGTAACCCCTAAAGTGCACCAGCCTTACGGCATCCTGCATGGGGGTGCTTCCGTAGTCCTTGCCGAAACCGTGGGCTCCTATGCCAGCAGTCTTGTAGTGGATACCGATCAGTTTATGGTGGTAGGACTGGAGGTGAATGCCAATCACCTGAAACCGGTTGCCTCCGGTACGGTGCATGCCACCTGTACACCATTGCACCTGGGCAGCAAGACCCATGTATGGGATATCCGGATCTATAATGATGAACAGCAGCTGACCTGCATCAGCCGGCTAACGGTAGTGATCATAGAAAAAAGAACATTTAAATGACATAAAAATATAATTATCAGACAATAGAAAATCTGTATCTTATTTTTTTCAGGAAGCTAAAATGAAGATCCGGGGTAAAGCAGCCACACATAAAAAACCCCGCACTCAGCGGGGTTCTTATTATTATATTATACCAAGAAAGATCAGTTGTTCTCAGCGTTCGGAGCATCTTTCTTTTCCGGACGCGGGATCAGCGCCTTCCGGGATAATTTGAATTTGCCGGACTTCGGATCAGTGCCGATCAGTTTTACTTTCATGGAGTCGCCTTCCTTCACTACCCCTTCGAGCGTTTCCAGGCGTTTCCAGCTGATCTCGCTGATATGTACCAGCCCTTGTTTGCCGGGGAGGAATTCTACAAATGCACCAAACTCCTTGATACCTTTTACCACTGCATCATAAACTTCACCTACCACAGGCACTGCCACGATACCCTTGATCCAGTTCTCTGCTTTTTCAACAGCGGCTTTTTCCACACCAAAGATGCTGATCTCGCCGCGGTTGTTCACTTCTTCGATATTGATCGTGGTACCGGTCTCGCGCTGCATTTCCTGGATCACTTTACCACCTGGTCCGATCACTGCACCGATAAATTCTTTATCGATAAACATTTTCACAACCCGGGGGGCATGTGCTTTCACTTCTTCGCGTGCTTCCGGCATTGCGGTATACATGGCATCAAGGATATGCAAACGGCCTGCCTTTGCCTGCTCGAGCGCCTGCTTCATTACCTCCATCGGAAGTCCGTCCACCTTAATATCCATCTGCACGCCGCAGATACCATCACGGGTACCGGTAACCTTAAAGTCCATATCACCCAGGTGGTCTTCATCACCCAGGATATCACTTAAGATAGCAAATTTATCTCCTTTGGTAATCAATCCCATAGCAATACCAGAAACATGCTTGGGGAAAGGTACCCCTGCATCCATCAGGGCCAGTGAACCGGCACACACGGTAGCCATAGAGCTGGAACCATTTGATTCAAGGATATCACTTACCACACGCACGGTGTAGCCGAAGTCCTCTCCTTCTTTTGGCATCATCTGCTTCAGGGAACGCATTGCCAGGTTTCCATGTCCTACCTCACGACGGCCGGGGCCGCGCATCATCTTTACTTCACCGGTAGAGAAAGGAGGAAAATTATAATGCAGGATAAATTTGGAATAAACGGATTTTGCAGCTGTTTCAACCAGCAGCTCATCTAAACCAGTACCCAATGTAACAGTTGTAATAGACTGTGTTTCACCTCTTGTAAACAAAGCTGATCCGTGCGGAGAAGGCAGTACATCCACTTCCATATCCAGAGGGCGGATCTCGGTCAGCGCGCGGCCGTCCAAACGTACCCGCTCATCCAGGATCATATCTCTTACCACATCATACTGAAGATCGCTGTAATAGTTGGACACCATCTTTTTCTTTTCTGATGTAAACGGATCTTCTTCTGTAGCCCCTTCTTCAAAAAGAGCCACTAACTCATCATAAACAGCTGAAAATTTGTCGCTTCTATCGTGCTTACTTAATTTTCCTTTAGCTATTTCATACACTTTGGGTTGTGCATAGCTGTATACTTTTTCACGGATGGCTTCGTCCTGCACCGGCTTGGTATATTCCCGTTTTCCGGTAACACCCTTTAAAGCCCGCAGTTCTTCCTGTGCTTTGATCTGAACACGGATCGCCTCATGTGCCACTTCCAGAACAGCGATCAGGTCATCCTCACTGCACTCTTCTGATTCACCTTCCACCATCATCAGGTTTTTTTCAGTAGCCGCGATGATGAAATCGATGTCCGACTGTTCCATTTCAGAACGGCTCGGGTTAATTTTAAATTGTCCGTCAACACGGCCAACCCGAACCTCGCTGATTATTTCTTTAATGGGTACATCAGAAACTGCCAGTGCAGCAGAAGCCGCGAGGCAGGCCATTGCATCCGGAAGGATTTCGGGATCACTGCTGATCAGTGTTACCAGCACCTGTACCTCACAGAAATAGTCCTCGGGGAACAGGGGGCGCAATGCCCGGTCGATCAGGCGGGAGATCAATACTTCCGAATCACTCAGGCGGCCTTCTCTTTTAAAGAAAGAGCCCGGGATACGGCCGGCAGAAGCAAATTTTTCCTGGTAATCTACCGTTAACGGAAAAAAGCTCTGTCCTTCTTTTGCTTCCTTATTGGCTACCACGGTAGCCAGTATCATACATTTTCCGCTGGATACCGTTACGGATCCATCGGCCTGACGTGCCAGGCGACCTGTTTCAATAGTCACTTCCCGGCCATCGCCTATATTAAATACCTTTCTGATAGGTTGTTGTAACATAAAATAAAGTTGAATTTTAAA includes:
- a CDS encoding BlaI/MecI/CopY family transcriptional regulator, which encodes MIKLSPSEEQLMEYIWKAEKAFMKELIDSFPDPKPASTTVATLLKRMTDKGVIGYTQQGNSREYYPLINKADYFSKHVNKMIKNYFDDSVLQFASFFTREAKLNREQLEELKRIVDGQIQSLSDQKKKK
- a CDS encoding M56 family metallopeptidase, whose amino-acid sequence is MIAYLFKVIFCSGLLYVFYFFFLQKEKMLVFNRFYLLGGMLLPFLIPLAVIEVRLKPVVLLPSTATVIPPVPEITPWPELLLQWAFVTAGVVSVVLLLRFALHLYQIRQKIKGNEQRVFEGATLVLSEAPVMPHSFFNYIFLKKADFDHHKVEAAILMHELAHVRQKHTWDIVLTELIGALMWFNPFVLLYRRAIRLNHEFLADQAAAGGQEHRVAYQQLLLKTIYVNQSIPLASSFYFLTTKKRLLMLQQETNRFRTGIKAVMVAPVLALLIFVFAERVYTQEPPPPPPKAPKEQKLPDAVKSLSVIAPKGKAAAVLTYRNGKTVKADISSAEKQAAFERKYGVKIPPPPPPPPSRKGQPAGGKGASAGEMKTYVDFYQAALKESEDQKNGNGEHLQQLVKIYLKMTESQRAAVPELPSPPPPPTVPELPPPAPPAEEEQAIAKIGYINDETIAKISPVERVTLKTTGTVNMDMAPLKTKIGQINEPVEVRKKNLGTVTPLPAKEAVWERGKSRPAKPAPAVKKVPGAAPVKIKTGTIKEVPASSRPVKEDPQQLKLD
- the dinD gene encoding DNA damage-inducible protein D produces the protein MKKEYIKELFEHFESACYDFDGIECWSARELQSILGYAKWDNFKNVIDKAKKSCEQAGEAIKNHFADIGKMVEIGSGVEKEITDFALTRYACYLIAQNGDATTKSEIAFAQTYFAVQTRKQEIIERRLLDVARVTAREKLSKSEKKLSGIIYERGVDEKSFAVIRSKGDQALFGGKSTNDMKRVLKIPESRPLADFLPTLTIKAKDFATELTSHNVVDKDLKGDIQISKEHVENNKAVRAMLKDRGVIPEELPTAEDVKKVQRRLESEEKKVLKEVKKIQNKKKG
- a CDS encoding M56 family metallopeptidase encodes the protein MIGYLLKVITCSGLLYVFYVFFLQKEKMLVFNRFYLLACLVVPFLLPLLKLETTVPDYLGLPAPPFEELHMIPVDPVKPSQEQALPGLALSTTGKKKGMDTGAIVFFSISILLLIRFVRNLLYYRRLLHRYPKIKKEHCSIVLLDADVSPHSFLRTIFLNRLEYEGGRIDDAVLMHEEAHIKQRHSWDILFTELLIVACWVNPFLFFFKRLIRTNHEFLADARVVQYTGNRNHYQELVLRMASLKAGIPLSSSFYSVTKKRLIMLYKESSTKVKRTKGLIALFVFIPLLAVFANPVNGRGLKLNEPVTYGNMADLIRAAQKKVAQLVVPDFSYDTEAVKSSGKDPKPLPAKEGAEKETIPAGNSSEEIKNTTTPEPMPSPVVNLRVQGDSSEIPYRSYPVNKGLAEAKMMEFGKFIEKYVMEDKGEKVFWYKQMLRPALDLYFGMTDEQRGTVNEKLPGIFLAAKQNQLVQVNEKYKNNDRRIIVVYPDGRKVTTSVATDEDRTRFLEGLGLHLGKKRFADYASRTYVYNGKPVTGYGMLYMAKR
- a CDS encoding porin family protein; translation: MKRSKLVLRSFLVAAAITVAGSAMAQVEVGVRAGVNLSNLTIKDADGNTVDGAKLTPGFNAGLTFDIPVADEFYVQPGALFSMKGAKLTKDAHEYFNADIYSPAASGDYTKINTYNLEVPVNFIFKPAAGNGNLLIGAGPYFSYTLGGKFKRVTDVAGTETGDLEFANDYNDFGNDPDKMTFGKRAEVGANLLFGYEFANRFSVQLNGQLGLTNLEPKTDGRKPDEVLRNNSFGLSFGYKF
- a CDS encoding helix-turn-helix domain-containing protein, which translates into the protein MPNNKIHEGRNVKRFREMPGIKQETLSLELGDVPIAIGRNQKKISVLETKETIDVPLLQQISAVLKIPVEAFQNFDEAADIAYINTYASAGERDD